AACTCACAGACATGGATCAACGCTGGGGTGCGAATGATGGCCCATTACTTCAGTTTCTGCGCTCCTGCTCTGAACAAAAGCTGTTTACCCAACTTGCGCCATTAAGTGAGAAAGCAATCAAAAGACGGGAACCGCAAGAGTTTGTACTCAGGTTTTTTGCATATTTACATGGGTACCAAAAGTTCGACCGTAGTGTAGTTGATTTTCTTGATGACTATCTCAAAAGTACGATACCGATGTTTGACGAAAGTGCGCAAAATTCGGCCCAAGCTGAATGGGACATGATGTTAACCTTTGTTGAAAAGTATTTCCCTAATGGCTTCAGTAAAGGGAAGGGCCACGTAAGAACACCTCGTATACGCTTTGAAGCCATCTCCGTTGGCACGGCTCTGGCGTTACGAATTAATCCGAATATTGTCCCAGATTCTACAGATTGGCTGGAATCAGAGGAATTCAAAAGCCTGATGAGATCCGATGCAAGCAATTCACGGCCTAAAGTTATTCGCCGAATTGAGTATGTCCGGGATAAAATACTTGGAACACCGTCATGATCAGGGTACAGCAGGATTTTAATGATCGAGTTTGCGAAATTGAGGCCTATTTCAATTTTGTAATTGACGTTGACCATGGTGGTACTTTGCTAATTAAGAAGGGAGAAAGCCTTGAACCTGCCTACCAGTCGCTGGAACAGGAAGATCTTGTTCGCACCTTCAAGGCCACGGCATTCCTCCTACTGTATAACCTGATGGAATCTACTGTCAGTAATGCCATTGAAGCCATTTTTGATGAGCTTTCAAACCATGTCATCTCCTTCGATTCTTGTCGGCAGGAAATACGGCGTGTTGTTCTGAGTAATCTGAAACAACACAATGTTAATGACATTCTCCCTGAACTCAATCGCCTCTCCTCTGATATCGTCACGAAGACGTTCAGAAAGAATAAAATTTTCTCCGGTAACGTGGATGCAAGAAAAATTAAAGAGGTCGCCAATGAGTATGGATTTGTCCATCCATCCGCTGATGGCGAGTCTTTACTCACTGTAAAGTCCAGCCGTAATGATCTTGCCCATGGCAGTAAATCCTTTGCGGAAGTCGGCAGGGACTACACCGTAGCGGAACTAAGGGGGATTAAAGATAAAATTGTCGCCTATCTGAGTGCAATGCTCATAAACGTTGCATCCTATATCACTCAACAGCACTATCTGGCTGCACCCGGTAGGCCATGAACCTTTCAACCGGTAAGTCTTGAAAAACTTGCCACTACTCCGCCAAGGTTCCGAATGCCAATCTCCGCCTCAGCGGGTTGATGTTTCGGATGATGCAAATCAGATTGATCATTCGTCAGTCTTTATGCCGGCGTCGATGAAATCGTGATGGCCTCTGCCTTTCTGTCCTGCATGACAAAGCATTCGACCGAGGGTTGCTGACGATCAGACCGGACTTAACTGTCGCTGTTTCGTCGGAGATGAAAAAACTCAAAAAAGACCTGTTTG
Above is a window of Desulfuromonadaceae bacterium DNA encoding:
- a CDS encoding DUF262 domain-containing protein; protein product: MPEDFSFAKSAADRDAAEAQICEHHKIIDYDTREYPVEVIVEKYLKRLEEDDNDFFIPDYQRDLTWSDEHQSRFIESVLMGLPIPLLFLADVEGQEGRAEIVDGSQRVRTLARFMNDELELSGLKQLTMLNGFKFADLPLIRQRRFGRHTMRMIELREGTDEDVRRDIFSRINTGSVKLTDMDQRWGANDGPLLQFLRSCSEQKLFTQLAPLSEKAIKRREPQEFVLRFFAYLHGYQKFDRSVVDFLDDYLKSTIPMFDESAQNSAQAEWDMMLTFVEKYFPNGFSKGKGHVRTPRIRFEAISVGTALALRINPNIVPDSTDWLESEEFKSLMRSDASNSRPKVIRRIEYVRDKILGTPS